One window of Ralstonia pickettii DTP0602 genomic DNA carries:
- a CDS encoding aminotransferase (K14260: alaA; alanine-synthesizing transaminase [EC:2.6.1.66 2.6.1.2]), which produces MKPIQKSNKLNNVCYDIRGPVLEKAKQMEEEGHKIIKLNIGNLAVFGFDAPEEIQQDMMRNLPNSAGYSDSKGIFAARKAIMHYTQQKNIEGVGLDDIYVGNGASELIVMAVNALLNTGDEVLVPAPDYPLWTAAVSLSGGTPVHYICDEANDWMPDPADIRARITPHTKAIVIINPNNPTGALYSDELLLEIVAIAREHDLIIFADEIYDKVLYDGNTHTSIASLSTDVLTVTFNGLSKNYRSCGYRAGWMVVSGDKRPAIDYIEGLNMLSSMRLCANVPGQWAIQTALGGYQSINDLVAEGGRLRRQRDLAYELITAIPGVTCVKPKAALYLFPKLDLSMYPVQDDQEFIYELLQESKVLLVQGSGFNWAKPDHFRIVFLPHEEDLREAIGRIARFLEAYRKRHGKVAA; this is translated from the coding sequence GTGAAACCCATCCAGAAATCCAACAAACTCAATAATGTTTGCTACGACATCCGCGGTCCGGTGCTGGAAAAGGCCAAGCAGATGGAGGAAGAAGGGCACAAGATCATCAAGCTGAATATCGGCAACCTGGCCGTGTTCGGCTTTGACGCGCCGGAAGAGATTCAGCAGGACATGATGCGAAATCTGCCAAATTCGGCAGGTTATTCTGATTCCAAGGGTATTTTCGCCGCGCGCAAGGCGATCATGCACTATACCCAGCAAAAAAATATCGAGGGCGTTGGCCTGGACGACATTTATGTCGGCAATGGCGCCTCCGAACTGATCGTGATGGCGGTCAACGCGTTGCTCAATACCGGCGATGAAGTGCTGGTGCCGGCGCCGGACTACCCGCTGTGGACCGCCGCGGTGAGCCTCTCCGGCGGCACGCCGGTGCACTATATCTGCGACGAAGCCAACGACTGGATGCCCGACCCCGCCGATATCCGGGCCCGCATCACGCCGCACACCAAGGCCATCGTCATCATCAACCCGAACAACCCGACCGGGGCGCTGTATTCGGACGAACTGCTGCTCGAGATCGTCGCGATCGCGCGCGAGCATGACCTGATCATCTTCGCCGACGAGATCTACGACAAGGTCCTGTACGACGGCAACACCCACACCTCGATCGCCTCGCTGTCGACCGACGTGCTGACGGTGACCTTCAACGGCCTGTCGAAGAACTACCGCTCGTGCGGCTACCGTGCCGGCTGGATGGTGGTGTCCGGCGACAAGCGTCCGGCGATCGATTACATCGAAGGCCTGAACATGCTGTCGTCGATGCGCCTGTGCGCCAACGTGCCGGGCCAGTGGGCGATCCAGACCGCGCTGGGCGGCTACCAGAGCATCAACGACCTGGTGGCGGAAGGCGGGCGCCTGCGACGCCAGCGCGACCTGGCCTACGAACTGATCACCGCGATCCCGGGCGTGACCTGCGTCAAGCCCAAGGCCGCGCTGTACCTGTTCCCCAAGCTCGACCTGTCGATGTACCCGGTGCAGGACGACCAGGAGTTTATCTACGAACTGCTGCAGGAGTCCAAGGTGCTGCTGGTGCAGGGCTCGGGCTTCAACTGGGCCAAGCCCGATCATTTCCGCATCGTGTTCCTGCCGCACGAGGAAGACCTGCGCGAGGCCATCGGCCGCATCGCGCGCTTCCTCGAGGCGTACCGAAAACGCCACGGCAAGGTAGCGGCCTGA
- a CDS encoding hypothetical protein (K09008: K09008; hypothetical protein), which produces MKLHADQPQSLNTVTAYGPGYIEINLVRHTTSLLVMPEGEVRPWPVSRFEDLEPAHFEQLAELGPEVVLLGTGARLRFPHPRLTASLSRRHVGVDAMDLQAACRTYNILMAEGRKVAAVLLLEPEAGAA; this is translated from the coding sequence GTGAAACTCCACGCCGACCAGCCCCAGTCGCTCAATACCGTCACGGCCTATGGGCCGGGATATATCGAAATCAATCTCGTCCGTCACACCACCTCGCTGCTGGTCATGCCCGAAGGCGAAGTCCGACCCTGGCCGGTCAGCCGCTTCGAAGACCTGGAGCCGGCACATTTCGAGCAACTCGCCGAGCTCGGCCCGGAAGTGGTGCTGCTCGGCACCGGCGCCCGGCTGCGCTTCCCGCACCCGCGCCTGACCGCCTCGCTGTCGCGCCGCCATGTCGGCGTCGACGCCATGGACTTGCAGGCCGCCTGCCGCACCTACAACATCCTGATGGCCGAGGGCCGCAAGGTGGCCGCGGTGCTGCTGCTGGAGCCCGAAGCTGGCGCCGCCTGA
- a CDS encoding peroxiredoxin (K03564: BCP, PRXQ, DOT5; peroxiredoxin Q/BCP [EC:1.11.1.15]): MTVSLNKAVSDFSAPMTGDATFRPADYRGKTVVLYFYPKDNTPGCTTEAMNFRDQYDDFTKAGVQVFGISRDSIRSHENFKAKLELPFELISDADEAVCSLFDVIKMKKLYGKEHRGIERSTFIIDGKGILRHELRGIKVPNHVDEVLEIVRGL; this comes from the coding sequence ATGACCGTCAGTCTCAACAAGGCCGTATCCGACTTCAGCGCGCCGATGACCGGCGACGCCACCTTCCGTCCTGCCGACTACCGCGGCAAGACGGTGGTGCTGTACTTCTATCCGAAGGACAACACGCCGGGCTGCACCACCGAGGCCATGAACTTCCGCGACCAGTACGACGACTTCACCAAGGCCGGCGTGCAGGTATTTGGCATCTCGCGCGACAGCATTCGCTCGCATGAGAACTTCAAGGCCAAGCTCGAACTGCCCTTCGAACTGATCTCCGACGCCGATGAAGCCGTGTGCTCGCTGTTCGATGTCATCAAGATGAAAAAGCTTTATGGCAAGGAGCACCGGGGCATCGAGCGCAGCACCTTTATCATCGACGGCAAGGGCATCCTGCGCCACGAACTGCGCGGCATCAAGGTGCCGAACCACGTCGACGAAGTGCTGGAGATCGTGCGCGGACTGTGA
- a CDS encoding phosphate starvation protein PhoH (K07175: phoH2; PhoH-like ATPase) — protein sequence MPLPTMPAKPAQLLDPSEFAPVTAVPKAKSATQGKKPVPALERVALLETGDTQAPEVQARAAGGTRARSTETPTAPAPAVSAAPVSLLKPSAGPTRRARKSEGPSKLFVLDTNVLMHDPASLFRFEEHDIYLPMMTLEELDNHKKGMSEVARNARMVSRTLDSLVGGTDGVLDEGLPLEKLGNRDAQGKLFFQTRLNDIKLPEGLPQGKADNQILGVVSALQQQYPERQVVLVSKDINMRIKARALGLPAEDYFNDQVLEDKDLLYAGVMQLPGDFWTRHGKGVESWQDPKSGAMFYRLTGPLVPSFLVNQFVYLEPVDGSLPLYAQVKEINGKTALLQTLKDYTHHKNNVWSVTARNREQNFALNLLMNPDIDFVTLLGQAGTGKTLLALAAGLEQVLDQKLYNEIIVTRATVPVGEDIGFLPGTEEEKMQPWMGAFDDNLEVLQKSDDSAGDWGRAATQELIRSRIKVKSMNFMRGRTFVNKFVIIDEAQNLTPKQMKTLVTRAGPGTKIICLGNIAQIDTPYLTEGSSGLTYVVDRFKGWSHSGHITLARGERSRLADHAGDVL from the coding sequence ATGCCGCTGCCTACCATGCCCGCCAAGCCTGCCCAATTGCTGGACCCGAGCGAATTCGCTCCGGTTACCGCGGTGCCCAAGGCCAAATCCGCGACACAGGGCAAGAAACCTGTGCCGGCACTCGAGCGCGTGGCATTGCTGGAAACCGGCGACACCCAGGCGCCTGAAGTCCAGGCACGCGCCGCCGGTGGCACCCGCGCCCGCAGCACTGAAACCCCGACCGCACCCGCGCCGGCCGTCAGCGCCGCGCCGGTCAGCCTGCTCAAGCCGTCCGCCGGCCCCACCCGCCGCGCCCGCAAGTCCGAAGGGCCGAGCAAGCTGTTCGTGCTCGACACCAACGTGCTGATGCACGACCCCGCCTCGCTCTTCCGCTTCGAGGAACACGACATCTATCTGCCGATGATGACGCTCGAAGAACTGGACAACCATAAGAAGGGCATGAGCGAAGTCGCGCGCAATGCGCGCATGGTCAGCCGCACGCTCGATTCGCTGGTGGGCGGCACCGATGGCGTTCTCGACGAAGGGCTGCCGCTGGAAAAGCTCGGCAACCGCGATGCGCAGGGCAAGCTGTTCTTCCAGACGCGCCTGAACGACATCAAGCTGCCCGAGGGCCTTCCGCAAGGCAAGGCCGACAACCAGATCCTGGGCGTGGTCAGCGCGCTGCAGCAGCAGTACCCCGAGCGCCAGGTAGTGCTGGTGTCGAAAGACATCAACATGCGCATCAAGGCGCGCGCGCTCGGCCTGCCGGCAGAGGACTACTTCAACGACCAGGTCCTGGAAGACAAGGACCTGCTCTACGCCGGCGTGATGCAGCTGCCCGGCGACTTCTGGACCAGGCACGGCAAGGGCGTGGAAAGCTGGCAGGACCCGAAGTCCGGAGCCATGTTCTATCGCCTGACCGGGCCGCTGGTGCCATCCTTCCTGGTCAACCAGTTCGTCTACCTTGAGCCGGTCGACGGCAGCCTGCCGCTGTACGCGCAGGTCAAGGAGATCAACGGCAAGACCGCGCTGCTGCAGACGCTGAAGGACTACACGCACCACAAGAACAATGTATGGAGCGTGACCGCTCGCAACCGCGAGCAGAATTTCGCGCTCAACCTGCTGATGAACCCGGACATCGACTTCGTCACGCTGCTGGGCCAGGCCGGTACCGGCAAGACCCTGCTGGCGCTGGCTGCGGGCCTGGAGCAAGTACTCGACCAGAAGCTCTACAACGAGATCATCGTCACCCGCGCCACCGTGCCGGTGGGCGAAGACATCGGCTTCCTGCCCGGCACCGAGGAAGAGAAGATGCAGCCGTGGATGGGCGCATTCGACGATAACCTCGAGGTGCTGCAGAAGAGCGACGACAGCGCCGGCGACTGGGGCCGCGCCGCCACGCAGGAGCTCATCCGCTCGCGCATCAAGGTCAAGAGCATGAACTTCATGCGCGGCCGCACCTTCGTCAACAAATTCGTCATCATCGACGAGGCGCAAAACCTGACGCCCAAGCAGATGAAGACGCTGGTGACGCGCGCCGGCCCGGGCACCAAGATCATCTGCCTCGGCAATATCGCGCAGATCGACACGCCGTACCTGACCGAGGGTTCGTCGGGCCTGACCTACGTGGTCGACCGCTTCAAGGGCTGGAGCCACAGCGGCCATATCACGCTGGCGCGCGGCGAGCGCTCGCGCCTGGCTGACCACGCGGGCGACGTGCTCTGA
- a CDS encoding signal peptide protein — MNHQHLSGRPAPAAQRRAGAVIARSRLRQRLALAMLAAAGMALAVSSRPARAAPEDMVIRTMGPVSYVCGGVAEDERQALAAKEKDFNIGIVFTQGTAGEYLSDVAVKLVRDEQEVASFRAAGPRCLIRAPEGSYNIEASYKGQAKSIKVSTGMRNAQLRW, encoded by the coding sequence ATGAACCACCAGCATCTGTCCGGCAGGCCTGCGCCTGCCGCCCAGCGTCGCGCGGGCGCTGTCATCGCCCGCAGCCGGCTCAGGCAGCGCCTGGCCCTGGCCATGCTCGCCGCGGCCGGCATGGCCCTGGCTGTCAGTTCGCGCCCCGCCCGCGCCGCGCCCGAGGACATGGTGATCCGCACCATGGGCCCGGTCAGCTACGTTTGCGGCGGCGTTGCCGAAGACGAGCGCCAGGCGCTGGCCGCCAAGGAAAAAGACTTCAATATCGGCATCGTGTTCACCCAGGGCACTGCCGGCGAATACCTGTCCGACGTCGCGGTCAAGCTGGTGCGCGACGAACAGGAAGTCGCCAGCTTCCGCGCCGCCGGCCCGCGTTGCCTGATACGTGCGCCAGAAGGCAGCTACAATATCGAGGCCAGTTACAAGGGCCAGGCCAAGTCCATCAAGGTCAGCACCGGTATGCGCAACGCCCAGCTACGCTGGTAG
- a CDS encoding peptidase P60, with product MPLRRTRLFSDSLRRQGPLARARLPLLCATALLLAACASSPPSRHAGLPRTPGKPMVDPSAGLEEISIQAMSLVGTPYRYGGNTPDAGFDCSGLVRYVVSRAANVNLPRTTEAMGTRGSALDRSEVASGDLVFFNTTGRANSHVGIYVGQNRFVHAPSSGGTVRLEDMSKPYWASRYNGARRVVAAINQPPEPASPPAPSVAPVAPPLPVPAPAPAPVQDDDDPIAAFANR from the coding sequence ATGCCATTGCGCCGTACCCGTCTTTTCTCCGACTCCCTGCGCCGACAGGGCCCGCTCGCCAGGGCCCGGCTGCCGCTGCTTTGCGCTACCGCCCTGTTGCTCGCGGCCTGCGCCAGTTCCCCGCCTTCCCGCCATGCAGGCTTGCCGCGCACGCCGGGCAAGCCGATGGTCGACCCCAGCGCCGGCCTGGAAGAAATCTCGATCCAGGCGATGTCGCTGGTCGGCACCCCATACCGCTATGGCGGCAATACGCCGGACGCCGGCTTCGACTGCAGCGGGCTGGTGCGCTACGTGGTCTCGCGCGCGGCCAACGTCAACCTCCCGCGCACGACCGAGGCGATGGGCACGCGCGGCAGCGCGCTGGACCGCAGCGAAGTGGCCTCCGGCGACCTGGTGTTCTTCAATACCACCGGCCGGGCCAATTCGCACGTGGGCATCTACGTCGGGCAGAACCGCTTTGTCCACGCGCCCTCTTCCGGCGGCACAGTGCGGCTGGAGGACATGAGCAAGCCCTACTGGGCGTCGCGCTACAACGGCGCGCGCCGCGTGGTGGCGGCGATCAACCAGCCGCCCGAACCCGCTTCACCGCCGGCGCCATCGGTAGCACCGGTCGCGCCGCCGCTTCCCGTGCCTGCCCCCGCGCCCGCGCCAGTGCAGGACGACGACGATCCCATCGCCGCCTTCGCCAATCGCTGA
- a CDS encoding inorganic phosphate transporter (K03306: TC.PIT; inorganic phosphate transporter, PiT family), with amino-acid sequence MQTIQMSLWVIALLVALALLFDFMNGFHDAANSIATVVSTGVLKPHHAVAMAAMCNVVAIFVFHLKVAATVGTGTIDVGIVDHYVIFGALVGAIAWNVITWYYGIPSSSSHALIGGLVGAAVAKAGTGALVGSGLLKTVAFILISPLLGFLLGSLMMVMVGWTFFRTPPSRVDRWFRRLQLVSASLYSLGHGGNDAQKTIGIIWMLLIASGHVMAGGQPPTWVIVSCYVAIGMGTLFGGWRIVRTMGQKITKLKPVGGFCAETGGALTLFFASALGVPVSTTHTITGAIVGVGSAQKMSAVRWGVAGNIVWAWVLTIPASAFMAAIAWWIGRHIL; translated from the coding sequence ATGCAGACCATTCAAATGAGCCTGTGGGTGATCGCCCTGCTGGTGGCGCTCGCGCTGCTGTTCGACTTTATGAACGGCTTCCACGACGCGGCCAACTCGATTGCCACGGTGGTGTCCACGGGCGTGCTCAAGCCGCACCATGCGGTGGCGATGGCGGCGATGTGCAACGTTGTCGCGATCTTTGTCTTTCACCTGAAGGTGGCCGCCACGGTGGGCACCGGCACCATCGATGTCGGCATCGTCGACCACTACGTGATCTTCGGCGCCCTGGTGGGGGCGATCGCCTGGAACGTCATCACCTGGTACTACGGCATCCCGTCGTCGTCGTCGCACGCGCTGATTGGCGGGCTGGTGGGCGCGGCGGTGGCCAAGGCCGGCACCGGCGCGCTGGTGGGCAGCGGCCTGCTGAAGACCGTGGCCTTTATCCTGATCTCGCCGTTGCTGGGCTTCCTGCTGGGCTCGCTGATGATGGTGATGGTGGGCTGGACCTTCTTCCGCACGCCGCCGTCGCGGGTGGACCGCTGGTTCCGCCGGCTGCAGCTGGTGTCGGCGTCGCTGTATAGCCTGGGGCACGGCGGCAATGACGCGCAGAAGACCATCGGCATAATCTGGATGTTGCTGATCGCCAGCGGCCATGTGATGGCCGGCGGTCAGCCGCCGACCTGGGTGATCGTGAGCTGCTACGTGGCTATCGGCATGGGTACGCTGTTCGGCGGCTGGCGCATCGTGCGCACCATGGGGCAGAAGATCACCAAGCTCAAGCCGGTCGGCGGTTTCTGCGCCGAGACAGGCGGTGCGCTGACGCTGTTCTTTGCCTCGGCGCTAGGCGTGCCGGTGTCGACCACGCATACGATCACGGGCGCCATCGTCGGAGTGGGCTCGGCACAGAAGATGTCGGCGGTGCGCTGGGGCGTGGCCGGCAATATCGTCTGGGCCTGGGTGCTGACCATTCCGGCGTCGGCCTTCATGGCCGCGATCGCATGGTGGATCGGCCGGCATATCCTGTAA
- a CDS encoding phosphate transport regulator (K07220: K07220; hypothetical protein): MFGRFMPTEGKFFEYFNQHADCAVTAAHELQALVNDLPNAEAHARRVQATEKKADRITHDTIDLLHKTFITPLDRDEIHKLITTMDDILDLMEDVAETISLYDVTNLTDEALRLAAICVQCCDQVKIAVGLLEDMGNASTILKTAQQIDQLESEADRVMRSAMSKLFRDETDVKRLIKLKAIYEQLETITDKCEDVANIIEGIVLENA, translated from the coding sequence ATGTTCGGCCGATTCATGCCCACCGAGGGCAAGTTCTTCGAATATTTCAACCAGCACGCCGACTGCGCGGTGACCGCCGCCCATGAACTGCAGGCACTGGTCAACGACTTGCCCAACGCCGAGGCGCATGCCCGCCGTGTCCAGGCCACCGAGAAGAAAGCCGACCGGATCACGCACGACACCATCGACCTGCTGCACAAGACCTTTATCACGCCGCTGGACCGCGACGAGATCCACAAGCTCATCACGACCATGGACGACATCCTGGACCTGATGGAAGACGTGGCCGAAACCATCTCGCTGTACGACGTGACCAACCTGACCGACGAGGCGCTGCGCCTGGCGGCGATCTGCGTGCAGTGCTGCGACCAGGTCAAGATCGCAGTGGGGCTGCTCGAGGACATGGGCAACGCCAGTACCATCCTGAAGACCGCCCAGCAGATCGACCAGCTCGAGTCCGAAGCAGATCGCGTGATGCGCTCGGCGATGTCCAAGCTGTTCCGCGACGAGACCGACGTCAAGCGCCTGATCAAGCTGAAGGCCATCTACGAGCAGCTCGAGACGATCACCGACAAGTGCGAGGACGTCGCCAACATCATCGAAGGCATCGTCCTGGAAAACGCCTGA
- a CDS encoding DNA helicase (unwinds double stranded DNA~K02314: dnaB; replicative DNA helicase [EC:3.6.4.12]), protein MNAPVADSQLENLKVPPHSIEAEQSVLGGLLLDNAAWDRIADFLSEADFYRFDHRMIFQSIARLISATKPADVITVYEMLQVAGKSEEVGGLAYLNSLAQNTPSAANIRRYAEIVRERSVLRKLVTVADDIASAAFAPKGREVRELLDEAESKVFAIAEEGSRGQKGFQEIQPLLTQVVERIDELYHRDSTTDVTGVPTGFIDLDKMTSGMQGGDLIIVAGRPSMGKTAFSLNIGEHVAVEQGLPVAVFSMEMAGTQLAMRMLGSVGRLDQHRLRTGRLLDEDWPRLTHAIQRMNDAQLFIDETPALNPMELRARSRRLARQCGQLGLIIIDYLQLMSGSGGGENRATEISEISRSLKGLAKELNCPVIALSQLNRSLEQRPNKRPVMSDLRESGAIEQDADVILFIYRDEVYNPDSQDKGTAEIIIGKQRNGPIGTVRLTFLGQFTKFDNFSGGPAFFDNDT, encoded by the coding sequence ATGAACGCGCCCGTCGCCGACTCCCAACTCGAGAATCTCAAGGTCCCGCCGCACTCCATCGAAGCCGAGCAATCGGTGCTGGGTGGCCTGCTGCTGGACAACGCCGCCTGGGACCGCATCGCGGACTTCCTGTCGGAGGCGGACTTCTACCGCTTCGACCACCGGATGATCTTCCAGAGCATCGCCCGGCTGATCTCGGCCACCAAGCCGGCCGACGTGATCACGGTGTACGAGATGCTGCAGGTCGCCGGCAAGTCCGAGGAGGTGGGCGGCCTGGCGTACCTGAATTCGCTGGCGCAGAACACGCCCAGCGCGGCCAATATCCGCCGCTATGCGGAGATCGTGCGCGAGCGCTCGGTGCTGCGCAAGCTGGTGACGGTGGCGGACGATATCGCCTCGGCGGCCTTTGCGCCGAAGGGGCGTGAAGTCCGTGAGCTGCTCGACGAGGCCGAATCCAAGGTCTTTGCGATTGCCGAAGAAGGCTCGCGCGGACAGAAGGGTTTCCAGGAAATCCAGCCGCTGCTGACCCAGGTGGTCGAGCGCATCGACGAGCTGTACCACCGCGATTCCACCACCGACGTTACCGGCGTGCCGACCGGCTTCATCGACCTGGACAAGATGACCAGCGGCATGCAGGGTGGTGACCTGATCATCGTGGCCGGCCGCCCCTCGATGGGTAAGACGGCGTTCTCGCTGAACATCGGCGAACACGTGGCGGTGGAGCAGGGCTTGCCGGTGGCAGTGTTCTCGATGGAAATGGCGGGCACCCAGTTGGCCATGCGTATGCTCGGCTCGGTAGGCCGCCTCGACCAGCACCGGCTACGTACTGGCCGCCTGCTGGACGAAGACTGGCCGCGGCTGACACATGCGATCCAGCGCATGAACGACGCCCAGCTGTTCATCGACGAAACGCCGGCGCTGAACCCGATGGAGCTCCGTGCCCGTTCGCGGCGCCTGGCGCGTCAGTGCGGGCAGCTTGGCCTGATCATCATCGATTACCTCCAGCTGATGTCGGGTTCCGGTGGCGGCGAAAACCGCGCGACGGAAATTTCCGAAATCTCCCGTTCGCTCAAGGGCCTGGCCAAGGAACTGAACTGCCCGGTGATCGCACTGTCGCAGCTCAACCGAAGCCTGGAACAGCGCCCCAACAAGCGTCCGGTGATGTCCGACCTGCGTGAATCCGGTGCTATCGAACAGGATGCCGACGTGATCCTGTTCATCTACCGCGACGAAGTCTATAACCCGGACTCCCAGGACAAGGGCACGGCTGAAATCATTATCGGCAAGCAGCGTAACGGCCCGATCGGCACCGTGCGCCTGACCTTCCTCGGCCAGTTCACGAAGTTCGACAACTTCAGCGGCGGCCCGGCTTTCTTCGACAACGACACCTGA
- a CDS encoding 50S ribosomal protein L9 (K02939: RP-L9, MRPL9, rplI; large subunit ribosomal protein L9), whose translation MQVILLEKVINLGNLGDIVKVKDGYARNFLIPSKKARRATQTAIAEFEVKRAELEKSAAAKLAAAQAEGEKLNGLTVQISQKSGVDGRLFGSVTNADVAEALEGQGFKVEKSQVRMPNGPLKTVGDHPVSVALHTDVVVDVTVSVLGEQV comes from the coding sequence ATGCAAGTCATTCTGCTGGAAAAAGTCATCAACCTGGGCAACCTGGGTGACATCGTCAAGGTGAAGGACGGTTACGCGCGTAACTTCCTGATCCCGTCGAAGAAGGCGCGCCGCGCCACGCAAACCGCGATCGCCGAGTTCGAAGTCAAGCGCGCCGAGCTGGAAAAGTCCGCTGCCGCGAAGCTGGCCGCCGCGCAAGCCGAAGGCGAGAAGCTGAACGGCCTGACCGTCCAGATCAGCCAGAAGTCGGGTGTGGACGGCCGCCTGTTCGGTTCGGTCACCAACGCCGACGTCGCTGAGGCCCTGGAAGGCCAAGGCTTCAAGGTCGAGAAGTCGCAGGTTCGCATGCCGAACGGCCCGCTGAAGACGGTGGGCGACCACCCGGTCAGCGTTGCCCTGCACACGGACGTCGTGGTCGACGTTACCGTGTCGGTGCTGGGCGAGCAGGTCTAA
- a CDS encoding 30S ribosomal protein S18 (K02963: RP-S18, MRPS18, rpsR; small subunit ribosomal protein S18) produces the protein MAFIKRDNKNKKRFQQQNPLFKRKRFCRFTVAGVEQIDYKDLDTLKDFIGDNGKITPARLTGTKAHYQRQLDTAIKRARFLALLPYTDLHKN, from the coding sequence ATGGCATTCATCAAACGTGACAACAAGAACAAGAAGCGCTTCCAGCAACAGAACCCGCTGTTCAAGCGCAAGCGCTTCTGCCGCTTCACCGTGGCTGGCGTGGAACAGATCGACTACAAGGATCTGGACACCCTGAAGGACTTCATCGGCGACAACGGCAAGATCACGCCGGCCCGCCTGACCGGTACCAAGGCCCACTATCAGCGTCAGCTGGATACGGCGATCAAGCGTGCGCGTTTCCTCGCGCTGCTGCCGTACACCGACCTGCACAAGAACTGA
- a CDS encoding primosomal replication protein (K02686: priB; primosomal replication protein N), protein MNQLRLAATLAERDALRYTPAGVPVVNCILQYSGEAVEAETPRQVEFAIAAMGIGPVGQRLERLPLGTLLDCEGFLARKHRNSKALVFHITGCKAFEKD, encoded by the coding sequence TTGAACCAGCTTCGGCTTGCCGCCACCTTGGCGGAACGCGATGCCCTGCGCTATACCCCGGCCGGGGTGCCCGTCGTGAACTGCATCCTGCAGTACAGCGGCGAGGCCGTCGAGGCGGAAACGCCGCGCCAGGTCGAGTTTGCCATCGCAGCGATGGGGATCGGGCCGGTCGGCCAGCGGCTTGAGCGACTACCGCTCGGCACGCTGCTGGACTGCGAAGGATTCCTCGCCCGCAAGCACCGCAACAGCAAGGCTCTCGTCTTTCACATCACCGGATGTAAAGCATTCGAAAAGGATTGA
- a CDS encoding 30S ribosomal protein S6 (K02990: RP-S6, MRPS6, rpsF; small subunit ribosomal protein S6) yields the protein MRHYEIVFIVHPDQSEQVPAMIERYKQLVTSQSGNVHRVEDWGRRQMAYMIQKLAKAHYVCLNIECGKETLAELEHAFKFNDAVLRHLIVQTKKAETAPSPMMKEVQREEARKAAQTTTEGQPA from the coding sequence ATGCGTCATTACGAAATCGTCTTCATCGTCCACCCGGACCAGAGCGAACAAGTGCCGGCCATGATCGAGCGCTACAAGCAGCTCGTCACCTCGCAGAGCGGCAACGTTCACCGCGTGGAAGACTGGGGCCGTCGCCAGATGGCCTACATGATCCAGAAGCTGGCCAAGGCTCACTACGTTTGCCTGAACATCGAATGCGGCAAGGAAACCCTGGCTGAACTGGAACACGCGTTCAAGTTCAACGACGCCGTCCTGCGCCACCTGATCGTGCAGACCAAGAAGGCCGAGACCGCTCCTTCGCCGATGATGAAGGAAGTGCAGCGCGAAGAAGCCCGCAAGGCCGCGCAAACGACCACCGAAGGCCAGCCCGCCTGA